Proteins co-encoded in one Alcanivorax sp. genomic window:
- a CDS encoding GIY-YIG nuclease family protein yields MQQWWVYMVRCADRSLYTGICTEPARRFYEHNHSPKGARYTRVRRPVVPILLVPGGDRSTASQLEAGLKRLSRANKDKLLAALREEKRRQPLSIWLEDSEYINGEQGNDTVA; encoded by the coding sequence ATGCAACAGTGGTGGGTGTACATGGTGAGGTGTGCGGACCGGTCTCTTTATACCGGTATCTGTACCGAGCCGGCTCGCCGCTTTTACGAGCATAATCACAGCCCGAAAGGCGCACGATATACCCGGGTGCGGCGTCCGGTGGTGCCGATATTACTGGTGCCCGGTGGCGATCGTTCAACGGCCAGCCAGCTGGAAGCTGGTTTGAAACGGCTGAGCCGGGCCAACAAGGACAAATTGCTGGCGGCGCTGCGAGAAGAAAAACGTCGGCAACCGCTGTCAATCTGGCTGGAAGATTCCGAATACATTAATGGAGAACAAGGTAATGACACTGTGGCGTAG
- a CDS encoding YgcG family protein: MMRFLILALLLLARPLWAAPDFPELTGRVVDQAGLLTPAQVQSLSGTLASAEQNTSNQVVVVTLSDLQGYDIADYGYQLGRHWGIGSKDNDNGVLLIVAPNDRKVRIEVGYGLEGALTDALSSIIIQQEILPAFRQGQFYGGIQAGVTAIQAAIKGEYAGTRQARQKPSGLKALGILGVMIVLTFLLSFGGGGGRGGRRGGFMFLPMPMGGGGFGGGGFGGGGFGGGGGGFGGGGASGGW; this comes from the coding sequence ATGATGCGCTTTCTGATACTGGCCCTGTTGTTGCTGGCGCGGCCCCTGTGGGCGGCGCCTGATTTCCCTGAGCTGACCGGCCGGGTGGTGGACCAGGCCGGTCTGCTGACGCCGGCCCAGGTGCAGAGCCTGAGTGGCACGCTTGCCTCGGCGGAGCAGAATACGTCCAATCAGGTGGTGGTGGTTACCCTGTCCGATCTGCAGGGGTATGACATTGCCGACTACGGTTACCAGCTGGGCCGTCACTGGGGTATTGGCAGCAAGGATAACGACAACGGCGTGTTGCTGATCGTCGCGCCCAACGACCGCAAGGTGCGCATCGAGGTGGGTTATGGTCTGGAAGGGGCGCTCACCGATGCCCTGTCCAGCATCATTATCCAGCAGGAAATCCTTCCCGCGTTCCGTCAGGGGCAGTTCTATGGTGGTATCCAGGCGGGTGTCACGGCCATTCAGGCTGCCATCAAGGGTGAGTATGCGGGTACCCGCCAGGCCCGTCAGAAACCCTCTGGCCTCAAGGCCCTGGGTATCCTCGGTGTGATGATTGTGCTGACCTTCCTGCTCTCCTTCGGGGGCGGTGGCGGTCGCGGTGGTCGCCGCGGGGGCTTCATGTTCCTGCCCATGCCCATGGGCGGTGGTGGCTTCGGCGGTGGCGGTTTTGGTGGCGGCGGCTTCGGCGGCGGTGGTGGCGGCTTTGGTGGCGGTGGCGCCTCAGGAGGTTGGTGA
- a CDS encoding TPM domain-containing protein, with the protein MLLDKQAQADLAAAITEQEKRTDAELVTVLAGQADDYRYITTLWAALLSLLVPAALLFIPHWLTSLEALMLQWGVLLGLAVLFRFRPIQFRLVPRSLQRQRAASLARSAFLEQGLHHTRGDTGLLIFVSEAEHYVEILADQGIARHVDDTQWQAIVDAFIARVKAGQMAEGFQQCVAACGDKLATHVPATRDKNELPNHLVML; encoded by the coding sequence ATGTTATTGGATAAACAGGCCCAGGCAGATCTTGCTGCAGCTATCACTGAGCAGGAAAAGCGCACTGACGCTGAACTGGTCACCGTGCTGGCGGGGCAAGCGGACGACTATCGTTACATCACCACCCTGTGGGCTGCGCTGTTGTCTCTGCTGGTGCCGGCTGCGCTATTGTTCATCCCGCACTGGCTGACATCGCTGGAAGCGTTGATGTTGCAGTGGGGCGTGTTGCTGGGGCTGGCGGTGCTGTTCCGATTCAGGCCCATTCAGTTCCGCCTGGTACCCCGCTCCCTGCAGCGCCAGCGCGCGGCGAGCCTGGCACGCAGCGCCTTCCTGGAACAGGGGCTTCACCACACCCGTGGCGATACCGGTTTGCTGATTTTCGTCAGTGAGGCCGAGCATTATGTGGAAATTCTTGCGGATCAGGGCATTGCCCGGCATGTGGATGATACCCAGTGGCAGGCCATCGTGGATGCGTTTATTGCCCGGGTAAAAGCGGGACAGATGGCAGAGGGCTTTCAGCAGTGTGTGGCGGCCTGCGGCGACAAGCTGGCCACCCATGTGCCTGCGACCCGCGATAAGAACGAACTGCCCAACCATCTGGTGATGCTCTGA
- a CDS encoding heme NO-binding domain-containing protein, with amino-acid sequence MRRDDLLADFGEWVIAPLMQLYKAMIPPDTDAVSFLVNLQQTHERILRLKDPSAQAPNITVKRCGKGLVEICYASSRNMGAMIPGAVKGIARWFHEELSLLASEPGEQGAVHFVFQFSANEMAARQVV; translated from the coding sequence TTGCGACGTGATGACCTGCTGGCGGATTTCGGTGAGTGGGTGATTGCCCCGCTGATGCAGCTCTACAAGGCCATGATTCCCCCTGATACGGATGCGGTCAGTTTTCTCGTCAATCTGCAGCAGACCCATGAGCGTATCCTCAGGCTCAAGGACCCGTCAGCGCAGGCGCCCAATATCACGGTCAAACGCTGCGGCAAAGGGCTGGTTGAGATTTGCTATGCGTCCAGCCGCAATATGGGGGCGATGATTCCGGGAGCGGTGAAGGGCATTGCCCGCTGGTTTCATGAAGAGCTGAGTCTGCTCGCCTCGGAGCCGGGCGAGCAGGGTGCAGTGCACTTCGTGTTCCAGTTCAGCGCCAACGAGATGGCGGCGCGTCAGGTGGTCTGA
- a CDS encoding iron-sulfur cluster assembly accessory protein — MTVQTFTPGQITIHLTEAANKQALREIARANAAGIRLDLDESGCSGFMYVLEFVEEAKDGDQLFVIDDVNLYVPEKWLPMLNGLVIDYVTEGVNSLFKFRNPNATGECGCGESFTVEEV, encoded by the coding sequence ATGACAGTTCAGACATTTACTCCCGGTCAAATCACCATCCACCTGACCGAAGCAGCCAATAAACAGGCGCTGCGTGAAATCGCCCGCGCCAATGCCGCCGGCATCCGTCTGGACCTGGACGAATCCGGCTGCTCCGGGTTCATGTACGTGCTTGAATTCGTGGAAGAGGCCAAAGATGGCGACCAGTTGTTCGTCATCGACGACGTGAACCTGTACGTGCCGGAAAAGTGGCTGCCCATGCTCAACGGCCTGGTCATCGATTACGTCACCGAAGGCGTCAACAGCCTGTTCAAGTTCCGCAACCCCAACGCCACCGGCGAATGCGGCTGCGGCGAGAGCTTTACCGTCGAAGAGGTATAA
- the sufT gene encoding putative Fe-S cluster assembly protein SufT, with product MAEQRTVVVSRDVPARKVPDGTRITIPKNSFVNLRQALGGTYTVTINGNMARIDGTDADAIGQQPLELNFAPANEDGSVRQEDLDNTLQTIFDPEIPVSIKELGLVYGCDVIRRDGENVVQVRMTLTAPNCGMGPVLVGDVEDRLGKVPNVDKVEVALVFDPPWSREMISEEAQLELGMF from the coding sequence TTGGCAGAGCAAAGAACGGTTGTCGTCTCCCGTGATGTCCCGGCCCGCAAGGTGCCGGACGGCACCCGTATTACCATCCCCAAGAACAGCTTCGTGAACCTGCGCCAGGCCCTGGGTGGCACCTACACGGTGACTATCAACGGTAACATGGCGCGCATTGACGGCACCGACGCCGATGCCATCGGCCAGCAGCCGCTGGAACTGAACTTCGCCCCCGCCAATGAGGACGGCAGCGTGCGCCAGGAAGACCTGGACAATACCCTGCAGACCATCTTCGACCCGGAAATCCCGGTGAGCATCAAGGAGCTGGGGCTGGTCTACGGCTGTGACGTGATCCGCCGTGACGGCGAGAACGTGGTCCAGGTCCGCATGACCCTCACCGCCCCCAACTGCGGCATGGGCCCGGTACTGGTGGGCGATGTTGAAGATCGCCTGGGCAAGGTGCCCAACGTGGACAAGGTGGAAGTGGCCCTGGTATTCGACCCGCCCTGGAGCCGCGAGATGATCAGTGAAGAAGCCCAGCTCGAACTGGGGATGTTCTGA
- a CDS encoding putative urea ABC transporter substrate-binding protein, translating into MTHSVRKTAAAAALSLFAALTPATVMAKDSFSVCWSIYVGWMPWDYGAQQEIVDKWADKYDIDIDVVQINDYVESINQYTAGAYDGCAMTNMDALTIPAAGGVDSTALIVGDFSNGNDGVVLKGTDKLADIKGQNVNLVELSVSHYLLARALDTVGLSEKDLTVVNTSDADMVSAYTTDDVTAVATWNPLLSEITAMPDSHKVFDSSKIPGEIIDLMVVNTETLNANPDFGKALTGAWYEIMATMSADDEAGKAARTFMAKASGTDLAGYEAQLASTRMFYNASEAVEFVNSAELKDTMQKVAEFSFDHGLLGEGAPDAGFVGIETPAGVFGSEGNVQLRFIPDYMAMAAEGKL; encoded by the coding sequence ATGACCCATTCCGTACGCAAAACCGCTGCCGCCGCAGCACTTTCCCTGTTTGCCGCCCTCACCCCGGCCACCGTTATGGCCAAGGATTCATTCAGCGTTTGCTGGTCCATCTATGTGGGCTGGATGCCATGGGACTATGGCGCCCAGCAAGAGATCGTCGATAAATGGGCCGACAAATACGATATCGACATCGACGTAGTGCAAATCAACGACTACGTGGAATCCATCAATCAGTACACTGCCGGCGCCTATGACGGCTGCGCCATGACCAACATGGATGCGCTGACCATTCCCGCCGCCGGTGGGGTAGATTCCACCGCCCTGATCGTAGGGGACTTCTCCAACGGCAACGATGGTGTGGTCCTCAAGGGCACCGACAAGCTGGCTGACATCAAGGGCCAGAATGTGAACCTGGTCGAGTTGTCTGTCTCTCACTATCTGCTGGCACGGGCTCTCGACACAGTAGGGCTGAGCGAAAAAGACCTGACCGTGGTGAACACCTCTGATGCTGACATGGTGTCTGCCTACACCACCGATGACGTGACCGCAGTGGCCACCTGGAACCCGCTGCTGAGCGAAATCACCGCCATGCCGGACAGCCACAAGGTGTTCGACTCTTCCAAGATCCCCGGTGAAATCATCGATCTGATGGTGGTCAACACCGAGACCCTGAACGCCAACCCGGACTTCGGCAAGGCGCTCACCGGCGCCTGGTACGAAATCATGGCCACCATGTCCGCCGACGATGAAGCCGGCAAGGCGGCCCGCACTTTCATGGCCAAGGCCTCCGGTACTGATCTGGCCGGTTACGAAGCCCAGCTTGCCTCCACCCGCATGTTCTACAACGCCAGCGAAGCCGTGGAATTCGTCAATAGTGCAGAGCTGAAAGACACCATGCAGAAAGTGGCCGAATTCTCCTTTGACCATGGCCTGCTCGGTGAAGGCGCACCGGATGCCGGTTTTGTGGGTATCGAAACGCCAGCCGGCGTATTCGGCAGCGAAGGCAATGTGCAGCTGCGCTTTATCCCTGACTACATGGCCATGGCCGCGGAAGGAAAGCTCTGA
- a CDS encoding glutathione peroxidase, translating to MIRTLKAILLILPLAITLPAMASDCPALFDTQVRKLHSKAELDLCDLTRGHTTLVVNTASRCGYTGQFKGLENLYQRYKDQGLVIIGFPSDDFRQELDDEADTAKVCYINYGVTFPMAATSKVKGTEANPVFRALAEATEAPGWNFNKFLVSADGQSIQHFPAAEKPLGGALEDAIKAALQTPTHGQ from the coding sequence GTGATTCGCACCCTGAAAGCGATACTGCTAATCCTGCCCCTGGCCATTACCTTGCCGGCCATGGCCAGTGATTGCCCGGCCCTGTTCGATACCCAGGTGCGCAAGCTGCACTCCAAAGCCGAGCTGGATCTGTGTGACTTGACCCGGGGGCACACGACGCTGGTGGTGAATACCGCCAGCCGCTGTGGCTACACTGGCCAGTTCAAGGGCCTGGAAAATCTCTACCAGCGCTACAAGGATCAGGGACTGGTGATCATTGGTTTTCCGTCCGATGACTTCCGTCAGGAACTGGATGATGAAGCGGACACCGCCAAGGTCTGCTATATCAATTACGGCGTCACCTTCCCCATGGCGGCCACCAGCAAGGTGAAGGGGACAGAGGCCAACCCGGTATTCCGGGCACTGGCGGAAGCCACCGAGGCACCGGGCTGGAACTTCAACAAATTCCTGGTTTCCGCCGACGGCCAGTCGATCCAGCATTTCCCCGCAGCAGAGAAACCGCTGGGTGGCGCCCTGGAAGACGCGATCAAGGCAGCGTTACAAACTCCCACCCACGGGCAGTAG
- the iscR gene encoding Fe-S cluster assembly transcriptional regulator IscR, translating to MRLTTKGRYAVTAMLDLSLHAAAGPVSLADISDRQGISISYLEQLFAKLRRNGLVNSVRGPGGGYQLSRASDDIDVASVISAVDEPVDATRCGGHGDCQEGDTCLTHHLWCDLSDQIQSFLGGITLGELVARQEVKQISERQDRHQRLSVSSL from the coding sequence ATGCGACTGACTACCAAGGGCCGTTATGCGGTGACGGCGATGCTGGATCTTTCCCTGCATGCTGCAGCCGGCCCGGTGTCGCTGGCGGACATTTCGGATCGTCAGGGTATTTCCATTTCCTATCTGGAGCAGCTGTTTGCCAAACTGCGCCGTAACGGGTTGGTAAACAGCGTGCGGGGCCCCGGTGGGGGCTATCAGTTGAGCCGGGCCAGCGACGATATCGATGTGGCGTCGGTGATTTCCGCCGTGGACGAGCCGGTGGATGCCACCCGTTGTGGCGGCCACGGCGATTGCCAGGAAGGTGATACCTGCCTGACCCATCATCTGTGGTGCGATCTTTCCGACCAGATTCAGAGTTTTCTGGGCGGCATTACCCTGGGTGAACTGGTTGCACGACAGGAGGTCAAGCAGATCTCCGAGCGTCAGGACCGTCACCAGCGGTTGTCCGTGAGTAGCCTGTAG
- a CDS encoding dienelactone hydrolase family protein codes for MKRLGLFILFLVMGQSAYAAEIIETEVTLPDGLGTGVMYLNEKQKEPSAGVIVVHEWWGLNEYARNRARMLAKEGFVALAVDMYGTGKVATHPKDATAFMEAALAEPEKMNARFEAARQMLLKQQQVDAKRIYAIGYCFGGAVVLNQARRGVDLAGVASFHGSLGTDSPAQAGDIKAKVLVATGQADPMVPAEQVTGFVSEMTTAGVDLRLLSFPGVQHSFTNPGADAVAKRFELPLGYDAHADLTSWDALMNFMTD; via the coding sequence ATGAAACGGCTTGGCCTGTTTATCCTGTTTCTGGTCATGGGCCAAAGCGCCTACGCTGCCGAGATCATCGAAACAGAAGTCACCCTGCCCGACGGGCTGGGCACCGGTGTCATGTACCTGAACGAAAAGCAGAAGGAACCTTCTGCCGGCGTCATCGTGGTACACGAATGGTGGGGATTGAACGAATATGCCCGCAATCGCGCCCGCATGCTGGCCAAGGAAGGCTTTGTTGCCCTGGCCGTGGACATGTACGGCACTGGCAAAGTAGCCACCCATCCCAAAGATGCCACCGCCTTCATGGAAGCCGCACTGGCGGAGCCGGAAAAGATGAATGCCCGCTTCGAAGCGGCCCGCCAGATGCTGCTCAAACAGCAGCAGGTGGATGCCAAACGGATCTACGCGATTGGTTACTGCTTTGGTGGTGCGGTGGTGCTGAACCAGGCCCGTCGGGGCGTGGATCTGGCCGGTGTGGCCAGCTTCCACGGCTCTCTGGGAACGGACTCGCCGGCGCAAGCGGGAGACATCAAGGCCAAGGTTTTGGTGGCCACTGGCCAGGCTGACCCCATGGTGCCCGCCGAGCAGGTCACCGGGTTTGTTTCCGAGATGACCACTGCCGGCGTAGATCTGCGCCTGCTCAGCTTCCCGGGGGTCCAGCACAGCTTCACCAATCCCGGCGCGGATGCCGTAGCCAAACGCTTCGAGTTGCCGCTGGGCTACGATGCCCATGCTGATCTGACCAGTTGGGACGCCCTGATGAATTTCATGACGGACTGA
- a CDS encoding HopJ type III effector protein, protein MSNSVETLLFALNLMPEVVAFEQVQEVIAEHYDYTPTRFTNGSGEDMVVNEAGTNEGSCKIFAFAKLHQLNDEQTLACFGHFFRDHVLSNPEGDDHANIRTFMRHTLADVKFDGEALKPKGR, encoded by the coding sequence ATGAGCAATTCCGTCGAAACCCTGCTGTTTGCCCTGAATCTGATGCCCGAAGTGGTTGCCTTTGAGCAGGTACAGGAAGTCATCGCAGAACACTATGACTACACCCCGACCCGGTTCACCAACGGCAGCGGCGAGGACATGGTGGTGAATGAGGCGGGTACCAATGAGGGCTCCTGCAAGATCTTCGCCTTCGCCAAGCTGCACCAGCTCAACGATGAGCAGACCCTGGCCTGCTTTGGCCATTTCTTCCGTGACCATGTGCTGAGCAATCCGGAAGGCGATGATCACGCCAATATCCGCACTTTCATGCGCCACACCCTGGCCGACGTAAAGTTCGACGGCGAGGCACTCAAGCCCAAGGGGCGTTGA
- a CDS encoding SufE family protein — MSFDIRSIKLGKDVTAEDIAEDLEFLDDWEERYRYIIDLGKQLPGLPDELKTEDRFVRGCQSQVWLETDYDSDADTLYLAVESDALIVKGLAAIVLSALNQQSPKAIHDYDMDGFFDRIDLLSHLSPTRGNGLRAMVAKIKHQAEQLAA; from the coding sequence GTGTCATTTGATATTCGCAGCATCAAGCTTGGCAAGGATGTGACTGCCGAGGACATTGCCGAGGATCTGGAATTTCTGGATGACTGGGAAGAGCGTTATCGCTACATCATTGATCTGGGTAAACAGCTACCCGGCCTGCCCGATGAGCTGAAAACCGAAGACCGCTTTGTGCGGGGCTGCCAGAGCCAGGTGTGGCTGGAAACGGATTACGACAGTGATGCCGACACCCTGTATCTGGCCGTGGAGTCCGATGCGCTGATCGTGAAAGGGCTGGCGGCGATTGTTCTGTCTGCCCTGAACCAGCAATCCCCCAAGGCCATACACGACTATGATATGGACGGCTTCTTCGACCGTATCGATTTGCTCAGTCATCTGAGCCCCACCCGCGGCAACGGCCTGCGGGCCATGGTCGCCAAGATCAAGCACCAGGCCGAACAGCTCGCCGCCTGA
- a CDS encoding IscS subfamily cysteine desulfurase has protein sequence MSQAVYLDYAATTPVDPAVVDVMVRHLGPEGTFANPASRSHLYGWLAEEAVETARRQVADVLNADPREIVWTSGATEANNLAIKGVIEARGGGHVITSATEHKAVLDACKWLEQQGHAVSYVMPGDDGRIAPEAVAAALRDDTVLVSIMHANNETGVINDIQTIGALCRERGVLFHTDAAQTVGKLPLDVQVMPVDLVSVCAHKVYGPKGVGALYVRRAPEVKVSAQIHGGGHERGMRSGTLPTHQIVGMGEAFMLAVDQCEEEGGRIAGLRDRLWQGIRALDDVAINGGDSPRLPGHLNVAFAGVDGEMLITAMNQVAVSSGSACTSASLEPSYVLKAMGVSDDLAHGSIRFSVGRFTSEADIDRAIENVLDAVRRLRGAA, from the coding sequence ATGAGCCAAGCTGTTTATCTTGATTACGCTGCTACCACGCCGGTGGATCCGGCCGTGGTGGACGTGATGGTCCGTCATCTCGGCCCGGAGGGGACCTTCGCCAACCCGGCTTCCCGCAGTCATCTTTATGGCTGGCTGGCCGAGGAGGCGGTGGAAACCGCTCGCCGCCAGGTGGCCGATGTGTTGAATGCGGATCCCCGCGAGATCGTCTGGACCAGCGGGGCTACTGAAGCCAACAATCTGGCGATCAAGGGAGTGATCGAAGCCCGTGGTGGCGGCCATGTCATTACCAGTGCCACAGAGCACAAGGCGGTGCTGGATGCCTGCAAATGGCTGGAGCAACAGGGTCATGCGGTGAGTTACGTCATGCCGGGGGACGATGGCCGTATTGCGCCTGAGGCGGTCGCGGCGGCGCTGCGGGATGACACCGTGCTGGTGTCGATCATGCATGCCAATAATGAAACCGGGGTGATCAACGATATCCAGACCATTGGCGCTCTGTGCCGTGAGCGTGGGGTCTTGTTCCATACCGATGCCGCCCAGACGGTGGGCAAGCTGCCGCTGGATGTGCAGGTGATGCCGGTGGATCTGGTGTCAGTGTGTGCTCACAAGGTCTACGGGCCCAAGGGCGTAGGCGCTTTGTATGTGCGCCGGGCGCCGGAGGTGAAGGTGTCCGCGCAGATCCACGGTGGTGGGCATGAGCGCGGCATGCGTTCCGGTACCCTGCCTACCCATCAGATTGTCGGCATGGGAGAGGCGTTCATGCTGGCAGTGGATCAGTGTGAGGAAGAAGGGGGGCGGATTGCCGGTTTGCGCGATCGCCTTTGGCAAGGGATCCGTGCACTGGATGATGTGGCCATTAATGGCGGAGACAGTCCGCGTCTGCCGGGCCATCTGAATGTGGCCTTTGCCGGCGTGGATGGGGAGATGCTGATCACTGCCATGAATCAGGTGGCGGTATCGTCCGGCTCCGCTTGTACCTCCGCCTCCCTGGAGCCGTCCTATGTGCTCAAGGCCATGGGCGTGTCGGATGATCTGGCCCATGGCTCCATTCGTTTCTCGGTGGGGCGTTTTACTTCCGAGGCGGATATTGACCGGGCGATCGAGAATGTCCTCGATGCGGTGCGTCGATTGCGCGGTGCGGCCTGA
- a CDS encoding heme NO-binding domain-containing protein produces MHGAIVSSFKRYLDTALGEDIWRHVVEDAGLKGKTYMPVSIYPDEEMEALLNAAELGSL; encoded by the coding sequence ATGCACGGTGCCATTGTTTCCAGCTTCAAGCGTTATCTGGATACCGCCCTGGGGGAGGATATCTGGCGGCATGTGGTGGAAGATGCCGGCTTGAAAGGCAAGACCTATATGCCGGTTTCCATCTATCCCGATGAAGAAATGGAGGCGCTGCTGAATGCGGCGGAGCTTGGGAGCCTCTGA
- a CDS encoding type II toxin-antitoxin system HipA family toxin: MTRQRYDLYLNTRETGLVHAAEVVLLEEAGSLSEVGFRYRSEYLDGSGAFSIDPAQLPLRSGTFEFACHRGACPAILDDYLPDDWGRKVLVQLALYRDHKKLNANSAIDTLSLLGNSRIGAVSIVEQGGVPHFDGGYALEYLQAAEQAAQQLDQLDHGQVDLDEMSLLYLANAGTGVGGARPKALLFDAHGHYLAKFNRFTQDSYNNARVELACLKMAQAAGITMLDGKVITGINGREVLLLDRFDIDGDTRKHLITANGLLKEPQSQLDPGHAFRYDHVSELIRKYSCRVEQDLIQLLKLMLFNRAINNTDDHERNFSFMHGPKGYHLAPAYDLVPSLTLNTHHAAGYQYQPWPPSPTEALEDGRIFKLPRPKVEAAAKDVMRAVEQWRHFASEAGVSFEDSEKLGRVIKT, from the coding sequence ATGACTAGACAGCGCTACGATCTCTACCTCAATACCCGTGAGACAGGGCTGGTACATGCTGCCGAGGTGGTACTGCTGGAAGAGGCGGGCAGCCTCAGCGAGGTAGGGTTTCGCTACCGTTCCGAATACCTGGATGGTTCCGGAGCCTTTTCCATTGACCCGGCACAGCTTCCTCTTCGCTCAGGTACGTTTGAATTTGCCTGCCACCGGGGCGCCTGCCCGGCGATTCTCGACGATTACCTGCCGGATGACTGGGGTCGCAAGGTGCTGGTGCAGTTGGCGCTGTATCGCGACCACAAAAAGCTCAACGCCAACAGCGCGATTGATACCCTCTCCCTGTTGGGCAATAGCAGGATTGGTGCCGTTTCCATCGTGGAGCAGGGCGGGGTGCCACACTTCGACGGCGGTTACGCTCTTGAGTATCTGCAGGCAGCAGAGCAGGCGGCCCAACAACTGGACCAGTTGGACCACGGTCAAGTGGACCTGGACGAAATGAGCCTGCTCTATCTGGCCAACGCCGGTACTGGTGTGGGCGGTGCCCGGCCCAAGGCCCTGCTGTTTGATGCTCACGGCCACTATCTGGCCAAGTTCAACCGCTTCACCCAGGACAGCTACAACAATGCCAGAGTGGAACTGGCCTGTCTGAAAATGGCGCAGGCTGCAGGCATCACCATGCTGGATGGGAAGGTCATCACGGGAATCAATGGTCGCGAAGTGCTGTTGCTGGATCGCTTCGACATAGACGGCGACACCAGAAAGCACCTGATCACCGCCAACGGACTGCTCAAGGAGCCCCAGTCACAACTGGATCCTGGGCATGCCTTCCGCTACGACCATGTCAGCGAGTTGATCCGGAAATATTCCTGCCGCGTAGAACAAGACCTGATACAGCTGCTCAAATTGATGCTCTTCAATCGTGCCATCAACAACACCGATGACCACGAGCGTAATTTCAGTTTCATGCATGGCCCAAAAGGCTATCACCTGGCCCCAGCCTATGATCTGGTACCCAGTCTCACCCTCAATACCCACCACGCCGCCGGCTACCAGTACCAGCCCTGGCCTCCCTCGCCCACGGAAGCCCTGGAAGATGGCCGTATCTTCAAATTACCCAGACCCAAAGTCGAAGCGGCAGCAAAGGATGTGATGCGCGCTGTCGAGCAATGGCGGCACTTTGCTAGTGAAGCGGGAGTGAGTTTTGAAGATAGTGAAAAGTTGGGGCGGGTGATCAAGACCTGA
- a CDS encoding helix-turn-helix transcriptional regulator, whose translation MSRFIGMETLAKIGSNLREARRKAYPDDTLDDFALRIGVGRATLQRMEKGDLSVSMGKYLQAARLLGLDEPFQYLLKPRRSLFDD comes from the coding sequence ATGAGTAGATTTATCGGTATGGAAACCTTGGCGAAAATTGGCAGCAACCTCCGTGAAGCAAGGCGCAAAGCGTACCCTGACGATACCCTGGATGACTTTGCATTACGGATTGGTGTCGGCAGGGCAACCCTGCAACGGATGGAGAAGGGCGATCTCAGCGTCTCCATGGGGAAATATCTGCAGGCAGCCAGATTGCTGGGCCTGGACGAGCCATTCCAGTACCTGCTGAAGCCCAGACGGAGCCTGTTCGATGACTAG
- a CDS encoding LemA family protein: protein MTLWRSFVLVMLAGWLSGCGINNIPTYDEQVKAAWSQVENQYQRRADLIPNLVNTVKGYAAHEQEVLVDVTEARAKVGSIQVDGNMLDNPEKLQQFEQAQRQLGSALQRLMVVAERYPDLKANQNFLALQSQLEGTENRISVARRDYIAAVQQYNTEIRTFPGRLWHSFLYSEMEVRDTYEATSEGADEAPAVSFE from the coding sequence ATGACACTGTGGCGTAGTTTTGTGCTGGTAATGCTGGCGGGCTGGTTGAGTGGCTGCGGGATCAATAATATCCCCACCTACGACGAGCAGGTAAAAGCCGCCTGGAGCCAGGTGGAAAACCAGTATCAGCGCCGTGCAGACCTGATTCCCAATCTGGTCAATACCGTGAAGGGGTATGCCGCCCACGAGCAGGAAGTACTGGTAGATGTGACCGAAGCCCGTGCCAAGGTGGGTTCCATCCAGGTGGATGGCAACATGCTGGATAACCCGGAAAAGTTGCAGCAGTTCGAGCAGGCCCAGCGCCAGCTCGGTTCCGCCCTGCAACGCCTGATGGTAGTGGCAGAGCGTTACCCGGATCTGAAGGCCAACCAGAATTTTCTGGCCCTGCAATCCCAGCTGGAAGGCACCGAAAACCGCATCAGCGTGGCGCGCCGGGATTACATCGCCGCCGTGCAGCAGTACAACACCGAAATTCGTACCTTCCCGGGCCGCCTCTGGCACAGCTTCCTGTATAGCGAGATGGAAGTGCGTGACACCTATGAAGCCACGTCGGAAGGGGCCGACGAGGCGCCGGCTGTCAGCTTCGAATGA